The Rissa tridactyla isolate bRisTri1 chromosome 1, bRisTri1.patW.cur.20221130, whole genome shotgun sequence DNA segment gcaggcatccagcgtgctatctggtgcactttgatacctcaaggcctaaatcacaggcatctggtgtgttttaacacttcaaagggaagagctaagttgtgagataagctgaaaagagtctccccaaggacactgataaagatgaggagccttcagccccaccaccatcaggaggcgggacaagaccgaccccctagcaacacgtcgctcagacacagaatataccaggattgacacatatacgggaaccagaagagtatataatcaactactttcgggaagtggctgtgcgccgttggcggagcaaagactccccggccgcccagcgctgttttgcttgctgccgcttgcttaataaactaatttgattaattggactggttcctgtcaattattgggccacaatctataacaaatttggtgccgtgactcggatagaggcaatttggctgtaaacctcacaggggggcgccccgctgagtaagcggcccctgttgggggtttttacacccaaaacctctaccgacgaactcgaaattcggcagcaagcaaataaaagccggcaaccctgtaaactttgtgcacgaagacccgaacgaagactcaggagtgagtaagtataggccggtgatccgttcggttggggttgggtatcctggagtgtgcctgtgtgagacgtccacttgaggacgaagcaagtgcggaccccttagtagtgcggttcccatctcccgcgagggactgggccacgaacagggggaaaagattgtgtgcgtgtgtgaaggcactccggaagatgggacagaagaaaagcaagccttctgatcccatgggtgggtcggtgcctaaggttaggttaccccagataccgccagacagtttgttaggattaatgattaaatattgggatgattacccttctaggcagggtaaggataaagcaaaaatgatacgttattgtatggaagtttggggtgggaaacaaattagaagtgaccacctgtattggcccggttttgggtcctttgaagattggatatgccaggctttacatatttatgttaattctaaggaaccctttagcctggaggagagtgaatatgcacacttgtggataaggtcagagactagagtaaatctatatcacttgagagagaagaaacaggggggtaggaaaaaaaccaatttgtagctaaatcatggacggacattagaaagaagctggagaaagtggaggattggcaggataggggtttggatgaattgttaagggaagcccagaaagtgtatgtccgcagggaggaggaaatacataagaaacaagccagaatgttggtagctgcagtcagagaagggcaaaggacgtcaacccctggaaaagggtttgaagctcgccagataagacaggagacccgaaaacctttaagagggagagaatggggaactgtggtttgtttttattgtggaggaaaagggcatgttaaaaaggactgcagaaagagaatgatggatgagaaaatgttcaaagactaggggtgtcaggggctctatttgctgggaacccgaggaaaaaaaaacaaaaaaaacaaaaaaaaaaaacacgagagcccttgataaaactaaaagtgggtccccagcaacaagaaattgagttcctagtggactcgggagcagaaagatctaccgttcaaaaattgccccaaggatgtaaaatatcctcggcgactacacaggttattggagcaaaaggagaaccttttggaatacccgtaataaaggatgtgttttttgaaacccattctaaggtaggggtggggtccctgctactcatgcctgaagcagactataatttattgggccgagatttgatgattgaattaggaattggcttagaagtaaaaaatgaaacactaaaaaaaattaaactgtgtcccttacgagtaatagatgaagagaaaataaatcctgaagtctggtacaccccggaaacagtaggtaagttagatattgaacccttttcagtaacaataaggaacccagaaataccagtcagaataaaacaatacccccttcctagagaagggaggctaggtttgaaacctgagatccaaagattacttgaaaaggtgttgctagaaccctgtatgtctccttttaatactcccatcctgcctgaaaaaaaaaaaacaaaaaaacaaacaaacgaaaaaaaaaagccggatggaaaatataggttagtacatgacttatgagaaattaaccagagaacaatagctagattcccggtggtggcgaatccacacaccctcctgagtcaaatagggcccgataatcaatggtatagtgtaatagatctgaaggatgcattctgggcatgccctctcaaagaagattgccgagattactttgcttttgaatgggaagacccagataaccatcggaaacaattacggcggacggtattgccccaagggtttaccgaatctccgaacttgttcggacaagccttagaacaaatcctgaaggggtatgagttaagtgaaggagtcacactggtccaatctgtggatgatttgctcctagctggtgatagcgaagaaaaagtgaggcaggaaagtattaagttactaaattttttgagtttacaaggattgaaggtatcaaaatcaaaactacaatttgttgagaaagaagtaaaatatctgggacacagactaagcaagggaactaagaaattagaccccgaaagggtgaatggcatattgtcattaccggctcctagaactaaaagacaggttaggcaattattaggtctctttggctattgcaggcaatggattgagaactatagcaaaaaggtgaagttcctctataccaaattaactaaggatggattattgaaatggtcggaggatgatgataaacaattagaaacactaaaaactgatttagtaaatgccccagttttgagcctgccagatgtaaagaaaccattttatctatttatcaatgttgatgaagggaccgcatttggggtattagcacaagaatgggcaggaagaaagaaacctgtgggatacttatctaaactcctggaccctgtaagtaggggttggcctacctgccttcaagtggtagtagccgcagcccttttggtagaggaagcccataaaattacctttggaggagaattgagggtattatcacctcacaacatcaggggaattttgcaacaaaaagctgacaaatggataacagatgccccggctcctaaaatataaaggcatcctaatttcctctcccaaactggaactcgaggtaacaagcgtgcagaatccagcacagtttttgtatggggagccgagtgacaaaataaatcatgattgtctttacaacattgaggagcaaacaaaaatcagaccagatttagatgaggaagaacttggagaaggagaaaagctatttgtagatggatcatcccgggtagttgaaggaaagagaaaatcagcatttgcaatcattgatgggaaaacatttagtgtaatagaatcaggacctctgagtcctagttggtctgcacaggcttgtgaactacatgctgtattaagagccttgcaacttttaaaaggtaaaattggaaccatatatacggattcaaaatatgcctttggcgtagtgcatacttttggaaaaatttgggaagaaaggggtttaataaattctcaaggaaaaggattaatacaccaggaattaataatccaggtcttacaagcattacgaggaccagcgggaatagccgtagtacatttaaaaggacaccaaaaaggattaagcccattagtcagaggaaacaatcttgctgatcaagaagcaaaaagagcggcattaatggtgatccagactaaaagaactcgggaggactgtataacttgtggaaaggaatcagacgaattcccatgttatgagtgttggaaggattttggaatcgatgcagtccctgaagactacccctgctgccgagaagatgatacccctcgtggctcaaagcaaccgagttgacgagcgaggcagaggagtacaaagctgtggagaacagaacccaaagagtgggactgtacaaagacactgggaggactgcctcagtgttaaccaagggaatcgcacgaaatgccccggggaggagtgatagcactgaaaaggactgggtaattggagtgagtgttcaaactaaacttattagccggccgggtttccacccttctcgccacactctaattttaattttactaaatcttgtaggtgtcttattgtttgcacagcaaggggggttgtgtgttgctctggatgaggaatgctgcgtatatgcagatcacactggagtagttagagacaccatgacaaaactacgagaaggattagaaaaaagaaagaaagaaagagaagcacagcaaagttggtatgaatcctggttcaattattccccatggatgactacgctattgtctaccattgcgggacctatgctactattaattttgggattaacatttggcccttgtatattgaacagagtaattgaaattgtaaagggcagactggaagctgcccatttaatgcttctcagggctaaatacgagtcattagatcaggaaccagcaatagaagaaacattagctttaagtcacgctgaactccaaagatttgatgaacaaaatggtaaataaaaaaaaaaaaaaaagggggggggggattgtaataaatagaatcatgtttgttaatcaaatcaggctttcttaaaggctggtgaaaacttacactgtttcgactcttcacatacttaaatcgcaggcatccagcatgctatctggtgcactttgacacctcaaggcctaaatcacaggcatctggtgtgctgtctggggcactttgatacctcaaggcctaaatcacaggcatctggtgtgttttaacacttcaaagggaagagctaaattgtgagataagctgaaaagagtctccccaaggacactgataaagatgaggagccttcagccccaccaccatcaggaggcgggacaagaccgaccccctagcaacacgtcgctcagacacagaatataccaggattgacacatatacgggaaccagaagagtatataatcaactactttcgggaagtggctgtgcgccgttggcggagcaaagactccccggccgcccagcgctgttttgcttgctgccgcttgcttaataaactaatttgattaatcggactggttcctgtcaattattgggccacaatctataacaccggccacgaggaacgtcatcacctacggctgctgctccgagccctaccctgatgtcacctacacgctgctcctctgccgccgcgcctccttctacatagaatcatagaatcgctgaggttggaagggacctttaagatcatcaagtccaacctttaacctaccctgacaaaagccacttctaaacatgtccctaagtgccccatctacccttttttttaaacacctcctgggatgatgaatccaccacctccctgggcagcctattccaatgtttaataaccctttcagtgaaaaaatgtttcctaatatccaatctaaacctcccctgacataacttgaacccgtttcctctcaccctatcacttgtcaccagggagaagaggtcagcccccatctctctccaacctcctttcagggagttgcagagagcaagaaggtctcccctcagcctcctcttctccaggctaaacaaccccagctccctcagtcgttcttcataaggtttgtcctccagacccctcaccagctttgtagcccttctctggacacgctccaacacctcaatgtccctcttgtagcgaggggcccaaaactgaacgcagtactcgaggtggggcctcaccagtgccgagtacaggggggtgatcacttccctagtccggctcaccacgctattcctgatacaggctaggatgctgttggccttcttggccacctgggcacactgctggctcctattcaaccggctgtcaaccaacacccccaggtccttttttgacgggctgctttcgagccactctgccccaatcctgtagcgctgcatggggttgttgtgacccaagtgcaggacccggcacttggccttgttgaacctcataccattggtctcagcccatcggtccagcctgtccacatccctctgcagagccaacctcccctcaagcagatcaacacgcccgcccagcttagtgtcatctgcaaacttacggagggtgcattcgatcccctcatccagatcattgataaagatattaaagagaaccggccccagcaccgagccctgggggacaccacttgtgaccggacaccaactggatttaactccatttaccaccactctctgggcacggccatccagccagttttttacccagcgaagagtacacctgtccaggccatgagcagccagtttctccaggagaatgctgtgggaaacggtgtcaaaagctttgcaaaaatccaagtagataacatccacagcttttccctcatccactaagtgggtcaccttatcgtagaaggatcttaggtttgataggcatgacctgcccttcacaaacccatgctgactgggcctgatcaccctgttctcctgcatgtgccgtgtaatggcactgaggaggatctgttccatgaccttcccaggcaccgaggtcagactgactggcctgtagttccccggatcctccttccgacccttcttgtggatgggtgtcacatttgctaacctccagtcagctgggacctccccggttgtccaggactgctcataaatgatgcaaagtggcctggcaagcacttccgccagctctttcaatacccttgggtggatcccatccggccccatagatttgtgcagctccaggtgctgaagcaggtccctcaccgtttccctttggattacaggggcttcattctgctccccatccctgtcttctagctcaggggtctgggtactcagggaacaactggtcctactgctgaagactgaggcaaagactgcattaagtacctcagctttttcctcatccttggtcactatgttcacatcttcagcctgctcctgccctgcatcatggtctccttcctggcaccccttggcttctacctgccggccgactccggggagaaggtctcactgggggtgacagtgctgctggccctcaccgtcttccagctgctggtggcggagagcatgcagccctcggagagcgtcccgctcattggtgagccttgatggcacccaggaccctcccatgggaccagggcgtctgcaccggggtggtgggcacccccccatgccagggaGGGTTTTgatggggggaggtgggcacaggtctctccccaccccgctgcggcatcaccacccattacccacgcagggaagtactacatcgccaccatgaccatgatcacggcctccaccgcgctgaccatcttcatcatgaacgtccaccactgcggcccgggggcccggcccgtgcccccctgggccaggtggctcatcctccaccacatggcctggctctgctgtgtctacgaggtgggcgagagctgcaagagcccccggcgggtgccaggcaggcgggcgggcagggaggacactggggggccgggggagagccccatggagggggaggtgggtgccgaggcagagggctgtccccgggactgctgccagtgccaccacgatggcctgctgaggaacgtgggctacgtcgccggctgctgccggcatcaccaagcctcccagtgccggaccggcgagtggaagaaggtggccaaggtgatggaccgcttcttcatgtgggtcttcttcctcatggtcttcctcatgagtgtgctggtcctgggcaatgctgcctgatggccctgtggactcactgcccccagggacagtggtggccacgggtgccccatgagggtggctcgtcctgagccccccttggcccttcatggacctgcagggtggaagatccaccagcgccagggaagaggagcctgagagcgggaacctgactcggccggggctgccaaagctgcagggttgaggggtcacggccccccgagcagttgtctgggttgtgacgtaaagaaatatagatatagaatcacagaaccacagaatggtttgggtgggaagggaccttaaagatcatctcattccacccccctgccctgggcagggacacccaccagcccagcttgctccaagccccggccaacctggccttgaacccctccagggatggggcagccacagcttctctgggcaacctgggccaggggctcaccaccctcacagccaagaatttctgcctcagacctcagctcaatctctcctcttgcagtggaaaccccttccccctcgtcccatggctcccctccctcatccagagtccctccccagctctgaggctctgaggctggacaggcaggggtggcatggcatgtgggagaacaggggcaggtacctagagaacttctcgcctccaatgctctgggacttcacccctgaacaattacaggaccctgagagaggagtagaatatctgcaggggaaatactggggctcttctagagaggcacaactcaccgcactgtgctgggccctggccactatctaccaggcactgctcagtgttatgcagcaccctcaggggaaagagatggagaccagaccgacagcaccagtataggttag contains these protein-coding regions:
- the LOC128901301 gene encoding neuronal acetylcholine receptor subunit alpha-10-like, yielding MTFRDQVLTSYLWVRQAWLDAHLAWDKDAYGGIDSIRIPSSYVWRPHIIILYNDTDDGFGGSVETNVVLRSDGHITWDSPAITKSSCKVDVSYFPFDGQRCRLTFGSWTYNGNQIDLRNRLDTGDLTDFVENVEWEALGMPATRNVITYGCCSEPYPDVTYTLLLCRRASFYIFSLLLPCIMVSFLAPLGFYLPADSGEKVSLGVTVLLALTVFQLLVAESMQPSESVPLIGKYYIATMTMITASTALTIFIMNVHHCGPGARPVPPWARWLILHHMAWLCCVYEVGESCKSPRRVPGRRAGREDTGGPGESPMEGEVGAEAEGCPRDCCQCHHDGLLRNVGYVAGCCRHHQASQCRTGEWKKVAKVMDRFFMWVFFLMVFLMSVLVLGNAA